The following proteins are co-located in the Equus caballus isolate H_3958 breed thoroughbred chromosome 15, TB-T2T, whole genome shotgun sequence genome:
- the CRIPT gene encoding cysteine-rich PDZ-binding protein, with product MVCEKCEKKLGTVITPDTWKDGARNTTESGGRKLNENKALTSKKARFDPYGKNKFSTCRICKSSVHQPGSHYCQGCAYKKGICAMCGKKVLDTKNYKQTSV from the exons ATGGTGTGCGAAAAAT GTGAAAAGAAACTTGGTACTGTTATCACTCCAGATACCTGGAAAGATGGTGCAAGGAATACCAcag AAAGTGGTGGAAGAAAGCTGAACGAAAATAAAGCTTTGACCTCAAAAAAAGCAAG aTTTGATCCATATGGAAAGAATAAGTTCTCCACTTGCAGAATTTGTAAAAGTTCTGTGCACCAACCGGGTTCTCATTACTGCCAGGGCTGTGCCTACAAAAAGG gtATCTGTGCGATGTGTGGAAAAAAAGTTTTGGATACCAAAAACTATAAGCAAACATCTGTCTAG